The nucleotide window tgaatattatttatttaattaaatataagagatatttaaattattttacttccATTTTGTCTTTTAACAATCGGACCAATTGTGAACCGGCTCACTCCAACTTAAAGCCACTTTACATGTatggttgaaaacttgaaacttCACAGTTCACACCCGTTGATTCGTAGAAAAATGTGAATTCGTTGGAGACGTGTCAATATCAGATTGGTTTTAAACAGAGAGAAAATTCAGGTTTTATGACCTTCTCTCGGTTTTTCCCAATAACATTGCGACACGAGTGCAGTAGTTCCCGCTAGGTAGTCTCTATCGAATTGGGTTCGGAAGGGACAGGCATCTTAATGtcgatagttttttttttcgattttaacAATACTTGTTCTCTACTGTTAACAGCCTGTACtatgctgagaaaaaaaaaaaaaaaaacagcctgTCCTATGGGTTTACCGGTAAATGTCGGTAGCTTCAGGTTCCGGACTCAGAGTGGCTGTCGGTGGAGTCGATTTTGAAGAAGTGAGATGGAATGAATTTAGacgattttaattatttattatattttatataaaaaatataaaaaatttataataaaaaaataatctccaTATCCAaactaggggtgatacccgccccctacggggcggggccacccctcccccgccacccgcccccgcatatgcggggggaGATTTTTTCCCCCGGACctcgcccccgcatgggcgggggcggggtcccccgtccgctgcccggggtgcgggggtggacccccacccgtcCGCACCCCCGTACTGAGTACTGGGCCTCCGgcccagtacttttttctgggccataaatggcccagaatcagtttttgggcccctttgggcccagaattcgttttgggccactttggacccattatttatattaaaaaaaatataaaattaaaaacagaaaagaactattttttttttgataagtagatattaagttttaactattaaataattaagtaatattcatcactaaaGCAATAAGACACTGctacaataaatagtttacaattatacaaattaagagaactaataaactattacactattacaaactcttctaaaaaaaataaatattacaaattgtataattaactattgtagaaacattacaataattgtaaattaagaaaattaattttaggggtggagccgtagttgtgagttcactgagCGACTGCTgcgagactgaaaatcaataagttaaaaaaaaagttaataagtcaaaaaacctgaaatattaataagttaaaaataaaacaaattagaattaaaaagttataaacaaacaattagggaagaaattatgcaaaccatggcaatggtgagtccaatacaaaagtcatactgcatcggaggtagccgtagacgccgtctcatgtatcactataagtattaaatttgaaatgaaattaatgaataccaattaaatgaaaataaataaatgaaaataagaaattagaataaataccagatccagattgatcatcaccctcctcctcgacgtcggcctcctcatactcaagaacatccggaacatgaattggagttcccttgatccaattctgggtgcaaatcaaagcctccacagtggcaggagctaatgaactccgaaatgaatctaatacacgtcctccggtgctaaaggccgactctgaggctactgtgctaacagggatggccaaaagtgagcgggctatctctccaaggatgggatacttcacagcattcaccttccaccaacttaatatatcgaaatctcgtgaaaatggtagcatctctgctgctaagtatctgtctatctctgactgagcctctacagaagtccggaggaagggggcctgctcatacctctcaccccactccaatctacgccttttcccactctcgacttcaggaaactgtgagcctgaggctgagggggtagatgtaggtgccgcaatattaccaccccgcaaggtggaaaactcatcaaataatctagtaagggtttcccgaacccttgttgcaataagctccgcccatacttgcccgtacgcaaggcccaatccaaatatcatgccatccaacttatacctcgggtcaaatacgacagctacatataacaaaatattagctctagttaaatctccccaatacttgtcgtactttgacctcataatcaatgccatctcccgcagcctaatgtgaccacccgcgaccatgtcatctaattcttcttttaccctacatatttgctggcatacaacattggatgtagggtacaaagttccagatagcctcgtggtgatatcgtaaaaaagcctcaaaaagtctacaaaaatagttacaacttcccaatcatcagctacgggtttccccaatcccccgtgatcatcaaaatattttacatattggatgtcttcatcacccaataatgcaaatgccagcctatattcttgggccgcctctaacatcagaaatgttgagttccatcgtgtaggcatatcagtacaaagacccttcttagatgttagacccgcagatctcgcagcaaccttgaatttctccaaccttgaaggagaagatctcacccatctcacagcagtcctaactcgagcaatcgagtcatgaagatctctcaaaccatcacttacaatcaaattcagaatatgtgctgcacatctcacatgcagacactcaccacccataagtgtcttatttgcctctctaagataagttctcaaatgtcctaatgcaacatcgttagacgaggcattatcgactgtgactgtaacaactcggctcaaaccccactcttttattgaagcctccaaggccttcccaactgtctcacccttatgatcggtgattttacaaaattttatgattttcttgtgtaatgtccaatggcaatcaataaaatgcacagtcaaagacatataattaaaattttggatcgatgtccaagtgtcagtggtgagacaaacaaattgatctgccaattgacccctcaacttctccttttcaatgtaaaaatgcttttttacatcctttgccaccgtgtggcgagagAGAATATTAAACattggttccaagtagtgagaatacgcctggaaccctttcccgtctacaatttgaaaaggtagctcgtccattatgaccatacgagctagatgtcttctacactcatcgggatcatacttagtataccccctcaaacttgcacccccactagtcccatccgtcatttttttaagtccaacttctagcctagattggcttttatcttgtaatgatcttaatattggactttttttgcattgctcttctaagtgcacctttaattgagaggtgccatgtttcctatagtggcatccataaattttgccacaatggttacacttggcttgggggttacttgagtcaccaccctctaatttggtgaaatgagtccaaactattgaagcaggtttcttgctgggcttgggggcggggcaaggtgccgtagggctaggggtaggggtatgagtaggaggggtaggtgtaggtgtaggtgtaggtgtaggggtaggggtgccttcggcctgaaaaggagagctcgcactcgaatccgctggaatatccatgaactaaagcaaataagaaatctgaaataatagaaaacataactatataatgaacataaaataaaagtagaataacaaaaagtatcacactatcactttacattcatatatatatatatgtgtactttggttataaaatgtaataaagtatattaacaacaaatacactatatgttgttaataaagtatattaacaaatacactatatgaggcaagaaaatatggatgtttcctttatttGGATTCTCACGAAAGTAATATCCAATGTGGAAGAAGGGAAAAGGagcattttcattaataaaatgagacaTTGGTTAATGTTGAATGTCAGGAAACAaccaaattcaaaaatttttaaagggCATCAATGCAAATATCGAGAAAATGATTGCTAGAGAGGTTGatttgtttgagaaaaaataggCTGGCttgaattgggaaaaaaaatacaaagcgTGGGTTGTATACTCACTACtacaagaaattatttatttgtaatcagttattttataagaaaataattatttcttatcagaatgagtctgtttttgttgtaaatagttatttattgtcGCAAATAATACgtaaaaaatactcatttatcTTGTAATGGtactatttattgaatatttagtactatttgaaaaaattactgacaacaataaatattatagaatataccatttaaatctctcaaaagttatgtcataaaactcaaacaaaaatttaatataagaatttaatttatcacatttaattatatgtatgcgtgacttttgtttacttttgatCAGCTTTCTTCTTCGAACCAAAGTAAAATAGGTACGTTGTGATATTCACGTACGGCTATATTATAGTCAAATCAAAAGATGATTCCTCAAggttaaatagattatttttgttggagtttcttaaatagattattatagTTAGAGTTTCTTAAATGCTAgctattatttcaaattaaagggtctagattttatctctcacacacacacacatatatatatatatatatatatatatgttggtacttagattttagaaaattcttAGTCTGATAAATGctgaatttgattaattatgaaTGATTAGTTTGGTTTTAAAACTAGTTTGAAAAACATTAAGTAATTAGGATTTAAGAGTTCTTTAAacattaagggcttgtttggatacttTGATCAATATCTCAGTATATCTGTGATGTGAATGGTAGTAAAATTgcttggattttggaaaatgagagataaaaagtttaagaaaaatattataaaattaaaaaattgattgaatataattttttaatataatttttgttctaagatttgagccctaaattaatttaggggtttcaatctttgaaacccctaaattaatttagggtttcggaattgagccctaaattaatttaggggtttcaaagattgaaacccctaaattaatttagggtatttcgaaaccctaaattaatttaggggtttcaaagattgaaacccctaaattaatttagggtttcggaattgagccctaaattaatttggatttgagccctaaattaatttagggtttcggatttgagccctaaattaaattaggggtttcaatctttgaatcccctaaattaatttagggtatttcgaaaccctaaattaatttaggggtttcaaagattgaaacccctaaattaatttagggtttcggaattgagccctaaattaatttagggtttcggaattgagccctaaattaaattaggggtttcattccaaattaattacacaattaatttcaatccaaagattccaaaccgaaataattacagaaatgagaaatcaaacacaattcacatgcatttcacggactcattcaaatttcaaaccaaaacacatgcacaatctaagctccacagcacacaattcccaaaaatcccatcctccatctccgataaaccccatccttcctccaatctccattaaaaatataaatcacaacaaaataaaataggatagggtttgagtttcttacctttcgggattcggatcttcggtgagatGCAGAGAAAGGGACCGGATGGGCGGATGGCGGATGCGCACGGCGACATTGAAGCCACCGCTGGTAGCTGGGTGCGGCGCCGGAAACTCagactcagagagagggagggttgagcggagagacagagatgagagaagtgNNNNNNNNNNNNNNNNNNNNNNNNNNNNNNNNNNNNNNNNNNNNNNNNNNNNNNNNNNNNNNNNNNNNNNNNNNNNNNNNNNNNNNNNNNNNNNNNNNNNTAAGCACCTAATTCATGGAAATTACTAGCTCTTCTAAGGGGTTTGACACACCCACTTCTATAGAAGCAGATCACACACCATGTAGACCTAAGTGGCTATATTGGATGAATGGGAATCCATCAAAAGTACAGTCATCTTatatttgaaacaaagtggCACATCCTCAAGCAGCTCCTAAAAGAAGAACGATATTCACATAACACTTCAATCAGAAAGGATTGCCCAGATgtcatcaataaataaaatcatatgtgCTAGCAATAAGGAAATGGATGGTCATGCACCCAACTTACTAGTATTGATGGTCCAccaatcaataaaatatcaagaCCAAAATGTAAATATTATCAACATAACCAGATGGTGCCTGGTTATATATTCTCTTTAGATTTCCAACATATATTACGTTCACACTTTACCTTTGCCTTTTGAATGGGCCGCCCTCCAGCATCCTCTCTCATGTCAACAGTGGAAGTCACGATCCCTGTATGCATTGTTTTTCACCAAAGCTAAGTTTTCAGAGTAAGattgagagaaaaatgaaatttggaaAAGGACCAAGGATCTCACTCTTCTCAACAGCCAGTTCATTGTTCTTCAAAATCTCAGCAATAGTAACCACCGTGGCAATAGCTGGAGATACAACATAAAAGTCCATCCTTTAAGAAATACAAGAAAACCTCTCAAcagtataaattatataagtCCA belongs to Juglans regia cultivar Chandler chromosome 8, Walnut 2.0, whole genome shotgun sequence and includes:
- the LOC108985129 gene encoding uncharacterized protein At2g34160-like isoform X1; this encodes MEGITEGVNNINITDSSSIKRNRIQVSNTKKPLFFYVNLAKRYMQQHNEVELSALGMAIATVVTIAEILKNNELAVEKRIVTSTVDMREDAGGRPIQKAKVKCERNICWKSKENI